One genomic segment of Rhodopirellula islandica includes these proteins:
- a CDS encoding prenyltransferase/squalene oxidase repeat-containing protein, whose protein sequence is MFGTGITCASALGPGANRFLTSASAEEDLTDLYVDDAIDHSVNQGIQFLLRLQKEDGSIADRGNATAMTSLVIMAFASIGTIPEPATLEGRVMSRAIEFVLQPRNQTQGYFGHHDGSRMYGHGITTLMLTEILGMGATIDQNERIHNALVQAIQVILQSQAVSKPQRLQGGWRYKPDSRDSDLSVSVWQVMALRSAKNDGLDVPSEAIDLAVEYLKESYTSPLDENGQPREKASGFAYTPGTHHPAFTMTAAGLLAMQTCGQYDSPLVAGAAAWLLEHPPRTNERFFFYGMYYYAQGMHQIGGEAATTAAKMVPELLLRLQADNGSWVSHQGEERNVGVAYATALAILSLSVRYHYLPIYQR, encoded by the coding sequence ATGTTTGGTACCGGCATAACGTGTGCAAGCGCACTTGGGCCGGGGGCAAACCGGTTCCTCACTTCAGCCTCCGCAGAAGAGGACCTGACAGATCTCTATGTTGATGACGCCATTGACCATTCCGTGAACCAGGGCATCCAGTTCCTGTTGCGATTACAGAAGGAGGACGGATCGATCGCCGATCGCGGCAATGCAACGGCGATGACATCGCTGGTGATCATGGCGTTCGCATCCATCGGAACGATTCCGGAACCAGCGACTCTCGAGGGTCGCGTGATGAGCCGAGCCATCGAGTTTGTGTTGCAACCTCGCAATCAAACGCAGGGGTACTTTGGCCATCACGATGGGTCTCGCATGTATGGGCACGGCATCACCACGCTGATGCTGACCGAGATATTGGGCATGGGGGCAACCATCGACCAAAACGAACGGATTCACAACGCTCTGGTGCAAGCGATCCAGGTCATCCTCCAATCGCAAGCCGTCTCCAAACCACAACGCCTTCAGGGCGGGTGGCGATACAAACCCGATTCCAGAGACTCCGATCTATCCGTTTCGGTTTGGCAAGTCATGGCCTTGCGATCCGCCAAGAATGATGGCCTGGACGTCCCCTCCGAAGCGATCGATTTGGCAGTGGAGTACCTGAAAGAATCGTACACGTCGCCATTGGACGAAAACGGACAACCAAGAGAAAAGGCCAGCGGCTTTGCCTACACTCCGGGAACACATCATCCCGCATTCACAATGACCGCGGCCGGTTTGCTCGCCATGCAAACCTGTGGCCAATACGACTCCCCCTTGGTTGCTGGGGCGGCAGCGTGGTTGCTCGAACACCCTCCTCGAACAAACGAGCGGTTCTTTTTCTACGGCATGTATTACTACGCTCAGGGCATGCACCAAATCGGGGGAGAAGCCGCGACCACAGCAGCCAAAATGGTTCCTGAGCTGTTGCTGCGATTGCAAGCCGACAACGGATCTTGGGTCAGTCACCAGGGCGAAGAACGCAATGTGGGGGTCGCCTACGCCACCGCCTTGGCCATTCTCAGCCTCAGCGTTCGCTACCATTACTTGCCGATTTATCAAAGATAA
- a CDS encoding DUF1559 domain-containing protein, translating to MLPSPRSHCRRYRSVFAMGFTLVELLVVIAIIGVLVGLLLPAVQAAREAMRRASCQNNLHQIGLALHNYHAAHNKFPPGAIEVRPQYPNGKQLAWSAFVLPFLEQSGLHEQIDFRLAFDAPENEVAAATALPTFLCPSTPRTDGQIQGRGASDYGGIYGQRITGRNDPPNGMMLHDRALAMRDILDGSSNTVMVSEDAAFPDGQWINGRNLFDQAFPINQAPAFENDMRSFHVGGVMVLRADSSVTFLTEQLDLEILAALCTRAGHDDATL from the coding sequence ATGCTCCCGTCTCCTCGTTCGCATTGCCGCCGCTACCGAAGCGTTTTCGCGATGGGTTTCACCTTGGTGGAATTGCTGGTCGTGATCGCCATCATCGGCGTCTTGGTCGGTTTGCTTCTGCCCGCCGTCCAGGCCGCTCGTGAAGCCATGCGGCGTGCGTCTTGCCAAAACAATTTGCACCAAATTGGTTTGGCGTTGCACAACTACCATGCCGCCCACAACAAGTTTCCACCGGGTGCGATTGAGGTGCGACCTCAGTATCCCAATGGAAAACAATTGGCTTGGTCTGCGTTTGTGTTGCCGTTTCTGGAGCAATCAGGACTGCACGAACAAATCGACTTTCGGCTCGCGTTTGATGCTCCGGAAAATGAAGTCGCCGCGGCAACCGCCTTGCCGACCTTCCTGTGCCCCAGCACGCCGCGGACCGATGGACAGATCCAAGGTCGCGGGGCGTCCGACTACGGCGGGATCTACGGTCAGCGAATCACGGGCCGAAACGATCCCCCCAACGGGATGATGCTGCACGACCGAGCTCTCGCGATGCGCGACATCTTGGACGGCAGTTCGAACACCGTGATGGTCTCGGAGGATGCCGCGTTTCCGGATGGGCAATGGATCAACGGACGCAACTTGTTTGATCAAGCCTTCCCGATCAACCAAGCCCCCGCATTTGAAAACGACATGCGTAGCTTTCACGTCGGTGGCGTGATGGTCCTTCGCGCGGACAGCTCGGTCACATTTTTGACCGAGCAACTCGACCTAGAGATCCTGGCGGCGCTCTGCACGCGAGCCGGACATGACGACGCCACCCTGTAA